The Panicum hallii strain FIL2 chromosome 9, PHallii_v3.1, whole genome shotgun sequence genome has a window encoding:
- the LOC112874828 gene encoding myosin-binding protein 7-like, with protein sequence MDDDHDQDPDPPSPAAAGGRCPCCSSSASPAVPWRRSVKRKLGAEKGEGGEVESAAARVDAAEECAALREAVAAAQSTASALRAEVEEERLAAASAASETMAMMLRLQREKAEVQMELRQFRRFADEKMALDAAEIDQLRALLAQRARRLVRLRVRLREYRLQFLHLGIPLPEGEELVAENAQDEEEDLLLLEGEEGYGGYYPELRCHDGEYYYEDGQEEEDAVALDLERRICRLEHDQETHLIEPVLEEEEGTQLYTDDALTELAGLEQVGFYANEMLPEEAVEERSQLYNEDEELPESPTAGFGGGEEASETDGVGSASGSDRVYTIDKVHQGVSAPIARVPDKYQDEAVEPDIKKLYMRLEALEADRESMRQALVAMRTEKAQLVLLREIAQQLAKDGAPAGSGAGVGRGVHHSPGKCKAGIVERRFTEDKKATLVKTFSMVALFKWVVTLFGKKKKVPQSRYTFGLSSNNVGLLLLLDKYPRIQKTLTRTK encoded by the exons atggACGACGACCACGACCAGGACCCCGAcccgccgtcgccggccgccgccgggggGCGGTGCCCGtgctgctcctcctccgcctcgccgGCCGTGCCGTGGCGGCGGTCCGTGAAGCGGAAGCTGGGCGCGGAGAAGGGggagggcggcgaggtggagtccgcggcggcgcgggtggacgcggcggaggagtgcgcggcgctgcgggaggcggtggcggccgcgCAGTCCACGGCGTCGGCGCTGCGGGCCGAGGTCGAGGAGGAGCGCCTCGCCGCGGCCAGCGCCGCCAGCGAGACCATGGCCATGATGCTCCGCCTGCAGCGCGAGAAGGCCGAGGTCCAGATGGAGCTCCGCCAGTTCCGCCGCTTCGCCGACGAGAAGATGGCGCTCGACGCCGCCGAGATCGACCAGCTCCGCGCGCTCCTCGCCCAGCGCGCGCGCCGGCTGGTGAGGCTGCGCGTCAGGCTCCGCGAGTACAGGCTCCAGTTCCTCCACCTGGGCATCCCGCTCCCGGAGGGCGAGGAACTCGTCGCGGAGAACGCCCAGGATGAGGAAGAGGACCTGCTACTACTCGAGGGCGAGGAAGGCTATGGGGGCTATTACCCGGAGCTCCGCTGCCACGACGGGGAGTACTACTACGAGGACGGGCAGGAGGAAGAGGATGCCGTTGCCCTTGATCTGGAGCGCCGGATCTGCCGCCTTGAGCACGATCAGGAAACTCACCTGATTGAGCCGGTcctggaggaggaggaaggcacCCAGCTTTACACAGATGATGCCTTGACGGAGTTGGCTGGGCTGGAGCAGGTCGGCTTTTATGCCAACGAGATGTTACCTGAGGAGGCTGTGGAAGAAAGGAGCCAACTCTACAATGAGGATGAGGAGCTGCCGGAGTCTCCAACTGCTGGATTTGGTGGTGGAGAGGAAGCAAGTGAGACTGATGGTGTTGGCAGTGCAAGCGGCAGCGATAGGGTGTACACGATTGACAAGGTACATCAAGGTGTGTCTGCGCCTATAGCCAGGGTCCCGGATAAGTACCAGGATGAGGCGGTGGAACCAGACATTAAGAAGCTTTATATGAGGCTGGAAGCGCTGGAGGCTGACCGGGAATCAATGAGGCAGGCCCTTGTGGCGATGCGCACTGAGAAGGCGCAGCTTGTGCTTCTCCGTGAGATCGCACAGCAGCTTGCCAAGGATGGAGCTCCAGCTGGATCAGGAGCTGGTGTGGGGCGAGGTGTTCACCATTCGCCTGGAAAATGCAAGGCGGGGATCGTAGAAAGGAGGTTCACGGAGGATAAGAAGGCGACACTCGTCAAGACATTCTCCATGGTTGCATTATTTAAG TGGGTCGTTACTTTATTCGGCAAGAAAAAGAAGGTACCACAAAGCAG GTATACTTTTGGCTTATCAAGTAACAATGTTGGTTTGCTCCTACTCTTGGATAAGTACCCGCGGATCCAGAAAACCCTCACGAGAACAAAGTAA